A DNA window from Guyparkeria halophila contains the following coding sequences:
- a CDS encoding DUF4124 domain-containing protein — MRVVNGRSPHRIHLLWPLLLVLAPPLSAAKIYQYTNSAGETVFTDEPVEGATVHEVEDAPVIPMTPVDVPEPRQGDAGSTDRSAPSADAPRNTATGAGEASGTTTGGEAASREAGDEPAGYQHLSIVEPADGEVASRLHGSITVELVMQPNLRSGDRIRILVDGEARVRDSTGRRHLLNGLAPGAHELVAQIHRDGEVIKESAPVRFQLMTSSQ; from the coding sequence ATGCGAGTCGTCAACGGAAGATCGCCGCATCGCATCCACCTGCTCTGGCCACTGCTGCTGGTGCTGGCCCCGCCCCTGTCGGCCGCCAAGATCTACCAGTACACCAACAGTGCCGGCGAGACGGTGTTCACCGACGAGCCGGTCGAGGGCGCGACCGTCCACGAGGTCGAGGACGCCCCGGTCATTCCCATGACGCCGGTGGATGTCCCCGAACCACGCCAGGGCGATGCCGGCTCGACGGACCGGTCCGCACCGTCCGCCGACGCCCCCCGCAACACCGCGACCGGGGCGGGCGAAGCGTCGGGCACGACGACCGGCGGGGAGGCGGCGTCGCGCGAGGCGGGCGACGAACCCGCCGGCTACCAGCACCTGAGCATCGTCGAACCCGCCGATGGCGAGGTGGCCAGTCGTCTGCATGGCAGCATCACGGTCGAACTGGTGATGCAGCCGAACCTGCGGAGTGGCGACCGCATACGCATCCTGGTCGACGGCGAGGCGCGCGTGCGCGACTCCACCGGCCGGCGGCATCTGCTCAACGGGCTGGCGCCCGGCGCGCACGAATTGGTCGCGCAGATCCATCGCGACGGCGAGGTGATCAAGGAGAGTGCGCCGGTGCGCTTTCAATTGATGACGTCCTCCCAATAA
- the glnL gene encoding nitrogen regulation protein NR(II) produces MNPRSEPRLADTLNTAIVVLDERNRPIYLNSAAEQFLGTSYTAALKSGFDAVFEANPLLVETIREALSTSQVVTLREVELVLAHELVRVADCAITPRPEYPGARVMLELNDIERHLRISRDARINSLQMTTRQMMRGLAHELKNPLGGLRGAAQLLERELPDERLTEYTRIILQETDRLRGLIDRMLGPIDRPDCHWVNVHEPLEQVRQLLRIEAGDKPLDWQLDYDPSIPNVWADRDQLVQVLLNLARNAVQAMREGNTPEPRLTFRTRVLRQFTIHGKRHRLAVRIDVEDNGPGVPDDLVETLFLPMVSGRAGGSGLGLSLAQTIAERHQGMIEFVPKRGLTRFSLILPIHPDDSQDEASSDSSNE; encoded by the coding sequence ATGAATCCGAGATCCGAGCCCCGGCTTGCCGACACCCTCAACACCGCGATCGTGGTGCTCGACGAACGCAACCGGCCGATCTATCTCAATTCGGCCGCCGAGCAGTTCTTGGGCACCAGCTACACCGCGGCGTTGAAGTCCGGATTCGACGCCGTTTTCGAGGCCAACCCGCTGCTGGTCGAGACCATCCGCGAGGCGCTGTCCACCAGCCAGGTGGTGACGTTGCGCGAGGTAGAGCTGGTGCTGGCCCACGAGCTGGTTCGGGTTGCCGATTGCGCCATCACGCCGCGTCCCGAGTACCCCGGCGCGCGGGTGATGCTCGAGCTCAACGACATCGAGCGCCACCTGCGCATCTCCCGCGATGCGCGCATCAACTCCCTGCAGATGACCACGCGGCAGATGATGCGCGGGCTGGCCCACGAACTGAAGAATCCGCTCGGCGGGCTGCGCGGTGCCGCCCAATTGCTCGAGCGCGAACTGCCCGACGAGCGCCTGACCGAGTACACCCGCATCATCCTGCAGGAGACCGATCGCCTGCGCGGGCTGATCGATCGCATGCTCGGGCCGATCGACCGGCCGGACTGCCACTGGGTAAACGTTCACGAACCGCTCGAGCAGGTCCGCCAGCTGTTGCGGATCGAGGCGGGCGACAAGCCGCTCGACTGGCAGCTGGATTACGACCCGTCGATCCCGAACGTCTGGGCTGATCGCGACCAGCTGGTCCAGGTGCTGCTCAATCTCGCCCGCAATGCCGTCCAGGCCATGCGCGAGGGCAACACGCCCGAGCCGCGGCTGACCTTCCGCACCCGCGTGCTGCGCCAGTTCACCATCCATGGCAAGCGCCATCGACTGGCCGTGCGTATCGACGTCGAGGACAACGGGCCCGGTGTGCCCGATGACCTGGTCGAGACCCTGTTCCTGCCCATGGTCAGCGGCCGCGCCGGTGGCAGCGGGCTGGGGTTGTCGCTGGCCCAGACCATCGCCGAGCGCCACCAGGGCATGATCGAGTTCGTGCCCAAGCGCGGCCTGACACGGTTTTCCCTGATCCTGCCCATCCATCCCGACGACTCGCAGGATGAGGCGTCATCCGATTCTTCGAACGAGTGA